A portion of the Lathamus discolor isolate bLatDis1 chromosome 5, bLatDis1.hap1, whole genome shotgun sequence genome contains these proteins:
- the FEZ2 gene encoding fasciculation and elongation protein zeta-2 isoform X2 yields MAAAFSQRDPGDWQDFSGFQPSAGGGPEAARDKGGWGGGDLGVRLSLCFEPPQARAGGGESRVPLRPLTEQSALQDDEIWNALTDNYGNVMPVDWKSSHTRALHLPTLNLSEKGVNDNLNLDLSDDEELREQLDMHSIIVSCINDEPLFTAEQVIEEIEEMMQESPDPEDDETPTQSDRLSILSQEIQTLKRSSTNNSYEERVKRLSVAELNELLEEIETAIKDYSEELVQQLALRDELEFEKEVKNSFISVLIEVQNKQREHKETAKKKKKLKNGSPQNGKQERGHMPGTRFSMEGISNVIQNGFRHTFGNSGGEKQYLTTVIPYEKKNGPPSVEDLQTLTKILHAMKEDSEKVPSLLTDYILKVLCPT; encoded by the exons ATGGCGGCGGCGTTCTCCCAGCGAGACCCCGGGGACTGGCAAGACTTCTCGGGCTTCCAGCCCTCAGCGGGGGGCGGCCCTGAGGCTGCCCGTGACAAGGGCGGCTGGGGTGGTGGGGACCTAGGGGTGAGGTTGTCCCTCTGCTTTGAGCCCCCACAGGCCCGGGCTGGCGGTGGGGAGAGCCGTGTTCCGCTGCGTCCCCTCACGGAGCAGAGCGCCCTGCAGGACGACGA GATTTGGAATGCTTTGACTGATAATTATGGTAACGTAATGCCAGTTGACTGGAAATCTTCCCACACCAGAGCTTTGCACTTGCCAACACTAAATCTTTCTGAAAAAGGG GTAAACGATAACTTGAACCTTGACCTGTCAGATGACGAAGAGCTGAGAGAACAGTTGGATATGCACTCTATCATTGTTTCCTGCATCAATGATGAACCACTTTTCACAGCAGAGCAG GTGATTGAAGAAATAGAGGAAATGATGCAGGAATCACCTGATCCAGAAGATGATGAAACACCCACCCAATCAGATCGGCTCTCCATACTTTCCCAGGAGATTCAGACGCTCAAGAGATCCAGTACGAACAACAGCTATGAAGAGA GAGTAAAAAGATTGTCTGTTGCTGAGTTAAATGAGTTGCTAGAAGAAATTGAGACTGCTATTAAGGATTATTCTGAGGAACTGGTACAGCAATTGGCTCTACGAGATGAATTGGAGTTTGAGAAGGAAGTGAAAAACAGCTTCATTTCTGTCCTCATAGAAGTACAAAACAAACAGAGAGaacacaaagaaacagcaaagaagaaaaagaagctgaaaaatggTAGTCCTCAGAATGGCAAACAAGAAAGAGGTCATATGCCTGGAACA CGCTTCAGCATGGAAGGGATCTCAAATGTCATACAGAATGGCTTCCGCCACACGTTTGGAAACTCAGGTGGAGAGAAACAG TACTTAACAACAGTCATTCCTTATGAGAAGAAAAACGGACCCCCATCTGTTGAAGATCTTCAGACATTAACCAAAA TCCTGCATGCCATGAAAGAGGATAGCGAGAAAGTGCCAAGCTTGTTAACAGACTATATTTTAAAGG
- the FEZ2 gene encoding fasciculation and elongation protein zeta-2 isoform X1, with protein MAAAFSQRDPGDWQDFSGFQPSAGGGPEAARDKGGWGGGDLGVRLSLCFEPPQARAGGGESRVPLRPLTEQSALQDDEIWNALTDNYGNVMPVDWKSSHTRALHLPTLNLSEKGVNDNLNLDLSDDEELREQLDMHSIIVSCINDEPLFTAEQVIEEIEEMMQESPDPEDDETPTQSDRLSILSQEIQTLKRSSTNNSYEERVKRLSVAELNELLEEIETAIKDYSEELVQQLALRDELEFEKEVKNSFISVLIEVQNKQREHKETAKKKKKLKNGSPQNGKQERGHMPGTRFSMEGISNVIQNGFRHTFGNSGGEKQYLTTVIPYEKKNGPPSVEDLQTLTKILHAMKEDSEKVPSLLTDYILKGLSVRAVPSANTSWVENGLRAALRTKTWGC; from the exons ATGGCGGCGGCGTTCTCCCAGCGAGACCCCGGGGACTGGCAAGACTTCTCGGGCTTCCAGCCCTCAGCGGGGGGCGGCCCTGAGGCTGCCCGTGACAAGGGCGGCTGGGGTGGTGGGGACCTAGGGGTGAGGTTGTCCCTCTGCTTTGAGCCCCCACAGGCCCGGGCTGGCGGTGGGGAGAGCCGTGTTCCGCTGCGTCCCCTCACGGAGCAGAGCGCCCTGCAGGACGACGA GATTTGGAATGCTTTGACTGATAATTATGGTAACGTAATGCCAGTTGACTGGAAATCTTCCCACACCAGAGCTTTGCACTTGCCAACACTAAATCTTTCTGAAAAAGGG GTAAACGATAACTTGAACCTTGACCTGTCAGATGACGAAGAGCTGAGAGAACAGTTGGATATGCACTCTATCATTGTTTCCTGCATCAATGATGAACCACTTTTCACAGCAGAGCAG GTGATTGAAGAAATAGAGGAAATGATGCAGGAATCACCTGATCCAGAAGATGATGAAACACCCACCCAATCAGATCGGCTCTCCATACTTTCCCAGGAGATTCAGACGCTCAAGAGATCCAGTACGAACAACAGCTATGAAGAGA GAGTAAAAAGATTGTCTGTTGCTGAGTTAAATGAGTTGCTAGAAGAAATTGAGACTGCTATTAAGGATTATTCTGAGGAACTGGTACAGCAATTGGCTCTACGAGATGAATTGGAGTTTGAGAAGGAAGTGAAAAACAGCTTCATTTCTGTCCTCATAGAAGTACAAAACAAACAGAGAGaacacaaagaaacagcaaagaagaaaaagaagctgaaaaatggTAGTCCTCAGAATGGCAAACAAGAAAGAGGTCATATGCCTGGAACA CGCTTCAGCATGGAAGGGATCTCAAATGTCATACAGAATGGCTTCCGCCACACGTTTGGAAACTCAGGTGGAGAGAAACAG TACTTAACAACAGTCATTCCTTATGAGAAGAAAAACGGACCCCCATCTGTTGAAGATCTTCAGACATTAACCAAAA TCCTGCATGCCATGAAAGAGGATAGCGAGAAAGTGCCAAGCTTGTTAACAGACTATATTTTAAAGG
- the FEZ2 gene encoding fasciculation and elongation protein zeta-2 isoform X3 yields MAAAFSQRDPGDWQDFSGFQPSAGGGPEAARDKGGWGGGDLGVRLSLCFEPPQARAGGGESRVPLRPLTEQSALQDDEIWNALTDNYGNVMPVDWKSSHTRALHLPTLNLSEKGVNDNLNLDLSDDEELREQLDMHSIIVSCINDEPLFTAEQVIEEIEEMMQESPDPEDDETPTQSDRLSILSQEIQTLKRSSTNNSYEERVKRLSVAELNELLEEIETAIKDYSEELVQQLALRDELEFEKEVKNSFISVLIEVQNKQREHKETAKKKKKLKNGSPQNGKQERGHMPGTYLTTVIPYEKKNGPPSVEDLQTLTKILHAMKEDSEKVPSLLTDYILKGLSVRAVPSANTSWVENGLRAALRTKTWGC; encoded by the exons ATGGCGGCGGCGTTCTCCCAGCGAGACCCCGGGGACTGGCAAGACTTCTCGGGCTTCCAGCCCTCAGCGGGGGGCGGCCCTGAGGCTGCCCGTGACAAGGGCGGCTGGGGTGGTGGGGACCTAGGGGTGAGGTTGTCCCTCTGCTTTGAGCCCCCACAGGCCCGGGCTGGCGGTGGGGAGAGCCGTGTTCCGCTGCGTCCCCTCACGGAGCAGAGCGCCCTGCAGGACGACGA GATTTGGAATGCTTTGACTGATAATTATGGTAACGTAATGCCAGTTGACTGGAAATCTTCCCACACCAGAGCTTTGCACTTGCCAACACTAAATCTTTCTGAAAAAGGG GTAAACGATAACTTGAACCTTGACCTGTCAGATGACGAAGAGCTGAGAGAACAGTTGGATATGCACTCTATCATTGTTTCCTGCATCAATGATGAACCACTTTTCACAGCAGAGCAG GTGATTGAAGAAATAGAGGAAATGATGCAGGAATCACCTGATCCAGAAGATGATGAAACACCCACCCAATCAGATCGGCTCTCCATACTTTCCCAGGAGATTCAGACGCTCAAGAGATCCAGTACGAACAACAGCTATGAAGAGA GAGTAAAAAGATTGTCTGTTGCTGAGTTAAATGAGTTGCTAGAAGAAATTGAGACTGCTATTAAGGATTATTCTGAGGAACTGGTACAGCAATTGGCTCTACGAGATGAATTGGAGTTTGAGAAGGAAGTGAAAAACAGCTTCATTTCTGTCCTCATAGAAGTACAAAACAAACAGAGAGaacacaaagaaacagcaaagaagaaaaagaagctgaaaaatggTAGTCCTCAGAATGGCAAACAAGAAAGAGGTCATATGCCTGGAACA TACTTAACAACAGTCATTCCTTATGAGAAGAAAAACGGACCCCCATCTGTTGAAGATCTTCAGACATTAACCAAAA TCCTGCATGCCATGAAAGAGGATAGCGAGAAAGTGCCAAGCTTGTTAACAGACTATATTTTAAAGG